One window of Leifsonia sp. AK011 genomic DNA carries:
- the pdxT gene encoding pyridoxal 5'-phosphate synthase glutaminase subunit PdxT, whose translation MAGKKPPVGVLALQGDFREHLAVLGELGADAVPVRRPEELAAVRGLVIPGGESSVMDKLSRLFGLAEPLREAINGGLPVYGTCAGLIMLADVVVDGIEGQQTLGGLDVVVRRNAFGSQLDSFETDLDVPALGEPPVHAVFIRAPIVESVGSAVETLSSLDDGRIVAVEQGPLLGTAFHPEITGETRFHEYFLAKVRAA comes from the coding sequence GTGGCTGGTAAGAAACCGCCCGTCGGCGTTCTCGCCCTCCAGGGCGACTTCCGCGAGCATCTGGCGGTGTTGGGCGAACTCGGTGCAGACGCGGTTCCGGTGCGACGTCCCGAGGAGCTCGCGGCCGTGAGGGGCCTCGTGATCCCCGGCGGCGAATCCAGCGTGATGGACAAGCTCAGCCGCTTGTTCGGGCTCGCAGAGCCCCTGCGTGAAGCCATCAACGGTGGCCTTCCGGTCTACGGCACGTGCGCTGGGCTCATCATGCTGGCCGATGTCGTCGTTGACGGCATAGAAGGCCAGCAGACGCTCGGCGGGCTGGACGTAGTGGTGCGGCGCAATGCTTTCGGATCCCAGCTCGATTCTTTCGAGACGGATCTCGATGTTCCCGCGCTGGGAGAGCCGCCAGTGCACGCGGTGTTCATCAGAGCTCCAATCGTGGAGTCGGTGGGATCCGCCGTGGAGACACTGTCATCCCTCGACGATGGACGCATAGTCGCTGTGGAGCAGGGACCGCTTCTCGGCACCGCGTTCCATCCCGAGATCACCGGTGAGACGCGTTTCCACGAGTACTTCCTGGCGAAGGTGCGCGCCGCCTGA
- the pdxS gene encoding pyridoxal 5'-phosphate synthase lyase subunit PdxS — protein sequence MGTNSTETDHLGTTRVKRGLAEMLKGGVIMDVVTADQAKIAEDAGAVAVMALERVPADIRSQGGVARMSDPDLIEQIISAVSIPVMAKARIGHFVEAQVLEALKVDYIDESEVLSPADYVNHIDKWQFSVPFVCGATNLGEALRRITEGAAMIRSKGEAGTGDVSEATKHIRTISGEINALKSKTKDELYVAAKELQAPYELVREIAETGKLPVVLFTAGGVATPADAALMMQLGADGVFVGSGIFKSGDPAKRAAAIVKATTFYDDPSVIAEASRGLGEAMVGINVADLPAPHRLAERGW from the coding sequence ATGGGCACGAACAGCACTGAAACCGACCACCTGGGCACCACTCGCGTCAAGCGAGGGCTCGCAGAGATGCTCAAGGGCGGTGTGATCATGGACGTCGTGACCGCCGACCAGGCGAAGATCGCCGAGGATGCCGGTGCCGTTGCCGTCATGGCTCTCGAGCGAGTGCCGGCGGACATCCGCTCCCAGGGCGGCGTCGCACGCATGAGCGACCCGGACCTCATCGAGCAGATCATCTCGGCCGTGTCCATTCCCGTGATGGCGAAGGCCCGCATCGGTCACTTCGTCGAGGCGCAGGTGCTCGAGGCCCTCAAGGTCGACTACATCGACGAGTCCGAGGTACTGTCGCCCGCCGATTACGTCAACCACATCGACAAGTGGCAGTTCTCCGTTCCCTTCGTGTGCGGCGCCACCAATCTCGGCGAGGCCCTCCGTCGCATCACCGAGGGTGCTGCGATGATCCGCTCCAAGGGCGAGGCCGGTACCGGCGACGTGTCGGAGGCGACCAAGCACATCCGCACGATCTCGGGTGAGATCAACGCGCTCAAGTCCAAGACCAAGGACGAACTGTACGTCGCGGCGAAGGAGCTGCAGGCCCCCTACGAGCTCGTCCGCGAGATCGCCGAGACCGGCAAGCTCCCCGTCGTCCTCTTCACGGCTGGCGGAGTGGCCACCCCTGCGGATGCCGCGCTCATGATGCAGCTCGGAGCCGACGGCGTGTTCGTCGGATCGGGCATCTTCAAGTCGGGGGATCCCGCGAAGCGTGCTGCCGCGATCGTGAAGGCCACCACGTTCTACGACGACCCCTCGGTCATCGCCGAGGCATCCCGCGGTCTGGGCGAGGCGATGGTCGGCATCAACGTGGCCGATCTGCCCGCACCGCACCGTCTCGCCGAGCGTGGCTGGTAA
- a CDS encoding HIT domain-containing protein encodes MRDYDGEELGPGEPASSFAAVPDAFQRLWTPYRIAYIKSNSEQEPGADGCPFCVAPTLPDEQALIVHRGVHAYVLLNLYPYNSGHVLVCPYRHVATYDEATPEEVAEIGSLTQVAMRVLTETAQCHGFNIGMNQGRIAGAGVAEHLHQHIVPRWALDSNFFPIIAGTKAVPRLLGEVRAELAEAWPAEA; translated from the coding sequence GTGCGCGACTACGACGGCGAGGAACTGGGGCCGGGCGAACCGGCGAGCAGTTTCGCGGCCGTGCCGGATGCCTTCCAGCGGCTCTGGACGCCGTACCGGATCGCCTACATCAAGTCGAACTCCGAGCAGGAGCCTGGCGCCGACGGATGTCCGTTCTGTGTGGCTCCCACGCTTCCCGACGAGCAGGCACTCATCGTCCATCGCGGGGTGCACGCGTACGTGCTGCTGAACCTGTACCCCTACAACAGCGGCCACGTGCTTGTCTGTCCCTACCGGCATGTTGCAACGTATGACGAGGCGACACCCGAGGAGGTCGCGGAGATCGGTAGCCTGACTCAGGTCGCGATGCGCGTGCTCACTGAGACTGCGCAATGCCACGGCTTCAACATCGGCATGAACCAGGGCAGGATCGCGGGTGCTGGTGTCGCGGAGCACCTGCACCAGCACATCGTGCCGAGGTGGGCCCTCGACTCCAACTTCTTCCCGATCATCGCCGGCACCAAGGCCGTACCCCGCCTCCTCGGCGAGGTGCGGGCCGAGCTCGCGGAGGCCTGGCCCGCCGAGGCGTAG